A window of the Sphaerobacter thermophilus DSM 20745 genome harbors these coding sequences:
- the glgB gene encoding 1,4-alpha-glucan branching protein GlgB, translating to MPNEIDRRSTSLPPAAGPSPAASPSLLSADDLYLFNEGSHLRLYEHLGAHTIVVGDVPGTYFAVWAPNAERVAVIGDFNGWDPTRHLLRPREQSGIWEGFIPGVGHGALYKYHIVSRYHGYEVDKTDPFAFFTEVPPKTASIVWDLDYTWGDQEWMATRGARNAADAPIAIYEVHLGSWMRVPEEGNRSLSYRELAPRLTDYVTRMGFTHVEFLPVMEHPFFGSWGYQITGYFAPSSRYGTPQDFMFLVDYLHQHGIGVILDWVPSHFPTDDFGLAFFDGTHLYEHADPRKGFHPDWNSYIFNYGRNEVRSFLLSNALFWLDRYHADGLRVDAVASMLYLDYSRKPGEWIPNEHGGRENLEAISLLRRLNEEVYRHYPDVQTIAEESTAWPMVSRPTYVGGLGFGMKWDMGWMHDTLSYMARDPIHRRYHHHELTFRMIYAFTENFVLPLSHDEVTHGKGSLLGKMPGDDWQKFANLRLLLTYMWAQPGKKLLFMGGEFGQWQEWNHDGSVQWDLIQYAPHQGIQRLVEDLNRLYREQPALHERDFDPEGFAWIEANDAEQSVVTFLRRGRAEVSEIVAAFNFTPVPRHNYIIGVPRFGRWREILNSDATVYGGSGQGNLGGVTANPVPSHGYTQSITITIPPLGAVLFAPDEARQ from the coding sequence GTGCCCAACGAGATCGACCGGCGATCGACGTCCCTACCGCCCGCGGCGGGGCCGTCCCCGGCAGCCAGCCCGTCGCTGCTGAGCGCCGACGACCTCTACCTGTTCAACGAGGGCTCCCACCTGCGCCTCTACGAGCATCTCGGCGCGCACACCATCGTTGTGGGGGATGTGCCCGGCACCTACTTTGCGGTCTGGGCCCCGAACGCCGAGCGGGTCGCTGTGATCGGCGACTTCAACGGCTGGGACCCCACCCGTCACCTCCTCCGACCACGCGAACAGTCGGGCATCTGGGAGGGGTTCATCCCGGGGGTCGGACACGGTGCCCTCTACAAGTACCACATCGTCTCGCGTTACCACGGCTATGAAGTCGACAAGACCGACCCGTTCGCCTTCTTCACCGAGGTTCCGCCCAAGACGGCATCGATTGTCTGGGATCTCGACTACACCTGGGGCGATCAGGAGTGGATGGCAACCCGTGGCGCCCGCAATGCTGCCGACGCGCCGATCGCGATCTACGAGGTCCACCTGGGCTCCTGGATGCGCGTCCCTGAGGAGGGGAACCGCTCGCTGAGCTACCGCGAGCTGGCGCCGCGGCTCACCGACTACGTGACCCGCATGGGCTTCACTCACGTCGAGTTCTTGCCGGTCATGGAGCACCCCTTCTTCGGCTCGTGGGGCTACCAGATCACCGGCTACTTCGCCCCGTCCAGCCGCTACGGCACGCCCCAGGACTTCATGTTCCTGGTGGACTACCTGCACCAGCACGGCATCGGCGTGATCCTCGACTGGGTACCGTCCCACTTCCCCACTGACGACTTCGGCCTGGCCTTCTTCGACGGCACGCACCTCTACGAGCACGCCGACCCGCGCAAGGGGTTCCACCCGGACTGGAACAGCTACATCTTCAACTACGGCCGGAACGAAGTCCGCAGCTTCCTCCTCAGCAACGCCCTGTTCTGGCTGGATCGCTACCACGCCGACGGGCTGCGCGTGGACGCAGTCGCGTCGATGCTCTATCTCGACTACTCCCGGAAGCCAGGCGAATGGATTCCCAATGAGCATGGCGGTCGGGAGAACCTGGAAGCCATCAGCTTGCTGCGCCGCCTGAACGAAGAGGTCTACCGACACTATCCCGATGTTCAGACCATCGCAGAGGAGTCGACCGCCTGGCCGATGGTCTCCCGCCCGACCTACGTCGGCGGCCTCGGCTTCGGCATGAAGTGGGACATGGGCTGGATGCACGACACACTCAGCTACATGGCCCGCGACCCGATTCATCGGCGCTACCACCACCACGAGTTGACCTTCCGGATGATCTACGCCTTCACCGAGAACTTCGTGCTCCCGCTGTCGCACGACGAGGTTACCCACGGGAAGGGCTCGCTGCTGGGCAAGATGCCAGGCGACGACTGGCAGAAGTTCGCCAACCTGCGCCTGCTTCTCACCTACATGTGGGCCCAGCCGGGAAAGAAGCTCCTCTTCATGGGCGGCGAGTTCGGGCAGTGGCAGGAGTGGAACCACGACGGCAGCGTGCAGTGGGACCTGATCCAGTACGCGCCCCACCAGGGCATCCAGCGGCTGGTCGAGGACCTCAATCGCCTCTACCGCGAGCAGCCGGCCCTGCACGAACGCGACTTCGACCCGGAGGGCTTCGCCTGGATCGAAGCCAACGACGCCGAGCAGAGCGTGGTGACCTTTCTCCGCAGGGGGCGGGCTGAGGTTAGCGAGATCGTCGCTGCCTTCAACTTCACGCCCGTACCGCGCCACAACTACATCATCGGCGTACCGCGCTTCGGCCGGTGGCGCGAGATCCTCAACAGCGACGCGACTGTATACGGCGGCAGCGGCCAGGGTAACCTCGGCGGCGTGACTGCCAACCCGGTTCCGTCGCACGGCTACACCCAGTCGATCACCATCACCATTCCCCCGCTCGGGGCCGTGCTGTTCGCCCCCGATGAGGCCCGGCAATGA
- the treS gene encoding maltose alpha-D-glucosyltransferase has product MVGRREHQPLFEREPLWYKDAIFYEVHVRAFYDSNADGIGDFRGLVEKLDYIQDLGVTTIWLLPFYPSPLRDDGYDIADYTNVHPDYGTLRDVRRFVREAHRRGLHVVTELVCNHTSDEHPWFQRARRAKPGSVWRNYYVWSDTPDKYRDARIIFKDFERSNWTWDPVAGAYYWHRFYSHQPDLNYDNPRVRREIFRILDFWLDMGIDGLRLDAIPYLYEREGTNCENLPETHAFLKELRAHIDERFSDRMLLAEANQWPEDAVQYFGDGDECHMAFHFPLMPRMFMALRMEDRFPIIDILAQTPAIPDNCQWALFLRNHDELTLEMVTDDERDYMYRVYANDPQMRINLGIRRRLAPLLGNNRRRIELMNGLLFSFPGTPVIYYGDEIGMGDNIYLGDRDGVRTPMQWTADRNAGFSEAKRQQLYLPVIVDAEYHYEAVNVEAQQNNPYSLLWWMKRLIALRKRYRAFGRGSLEFLYPENRKVLAYIRRYEDEQILVVANLSRFVQAVELDLSEFQGLMPVEMFGHIEFPPVTDQPYFLTLGPHSFYWFIMEPQRVAGDRIEITTERDTIQTVTVARDWQEVFEGRGLERLADVLPTYLPTRRWFGGKARKIKGAVILDVIPLPNGNKPAYAVVTQVDYREGDSEHYLLLMSAADITEGAEILEAAPHAAVARVRARSGAEWLLFDALVDPAIGHTLLDVIASRRRVKGMAGEIVGDRASYLRRNQASRDELEPRVMHAEQSNTSIVYGDRLVLKLYRRLHPGVNPDLELNRYLTARRFPNTPPFAGSIEYRRKGGEPMSLGLLQGFVPNEGDAWTYTLDSLGRFFERALTVPTELTSEPVRAATLLDLADSEAPDEAHALLEGYLSDAHRLGQRTAEMHLALSSNTEDPAFTPEPMTVFDQRSLYQSMRTLTLQVLETLRRRVNALEQPLQEEARAVLAAEQEILQRFHAVRSERLSGVRIRIHGDLHLGQVLYTGNDFVMIDFEGEPARPISERRRKRSAITDVAGMLRSFHYATHAALLRAQDQGIVRDADLVTLEPAAQFWYQWVAVSFLQGYLSTAQGAPFVPSNRRDLEILLDALLLEKAVYEVGYELNNRPDWLRIPLAGILAILGRSAVPEH; this is encoded by the coding sequence ATGGTCGGCCGACGGGAGCACCAGCCGCTGTTCGAGCGGGAGCCGCTCTGGTACAAGGATGCGATCTTCTACGAGGTGCACGTTCGCGCGTTCTACGACAGCAACGCGGACGGTATCGGCGACTTCCGGGGTCTGGTCGAAAAGCTGGACTACATCCAGGACCTGGGTGTCACCACGATCTGGCTGCTGCCGTTCTACCCGTCGCCCCTGCGCGACGACGGCTACGACATCGCCGACTACACCAACGTCCACCCCGACTACGGCACCCTACGCGACGTCCGGCGCTTCGTGCGCGAGGCGCACCGGCGCGGCCTCCACGTCGTAACCGAGCTTGTCTGCAACCACACCTCCGACGAGCACCCGTGGTTCCAGCGTGCGCGCCGGGCCAAACCCGGCAGTGTCTGGCGGAACTACTACGTGTGGAGCGACACTCCGGACAAGTACAGAGATGCCCGCATCATTTTCAAGGACTTTGAGCGCTCCAACTGGACCTGGGACCCGGTGGCCGGTGCTTACTACTGGCACCGCTTCTACAGCCACCAACCGGACCTCAACTACGACAACCCGCGGGTACGACGAGAGATCTTCCGCATCCTCGACTTCTGGCTCGACATGGGTATCGACGGTCTCCGGCTCGACGCCATCCCCTATCTCTACGAGCGCGAAGGCACCAACTGTGAGAACCTGCCGGAGACCCACGCCTTCCTGAAGGAGTTGCGGGCGCACATCGACGAGCGGTTCAGCGACCGGATGCTCCTGGCCGAGGCGAATCAGTGGCCCGAGGACGCCGTCCAGTACTTCGGCGACGGCGACGAATGCCACATGGCCTTCCACTTCCCGCTGATGCCGCGCATGTTCATGGCGCTGCGCATGGAGGACCGCTTCCCGATCATCGACATCCTCGCACAGACACCGGCCATCCCCGACAACTGCCAGTGGGCGCTGTTCCTGCGCAACCACGACGAGTTGACGCTGGAGATGGTCACTGACGATGAACGCGACTACATGTACCGCGTCTACGCCAACGACCCGCAGATGCGGATCAATCTCGGGATCCGCCGTCGCCTCGCGCCGCTCCTCGGGAACAACCGGCGTCGGATCGAGCTGATGAACGGCTTGCTCTTCTCGTTCCCCGGAACGCCGGTGATCTACTACGGCGACGAGATCGGCATGGGCGACAACATCTACCTGGGCGACCGCGACGGCGTCCGCACGCCCATGCAGTGGACCGCCGACCGCAATGCCGGTTTCTCGGAGGCCAAGCGGCAGCAGCTCTACCTGCCGGTCATCGTCGACGCCGAGTACCACTACGAGGCGGTCAACGTCGAGGCGCAGCAGAACAACCCCTACTCGCTCCTCTGGTGGATGAAGCGACTGATCGCCCTCCGCAAGCGCTACCGGGCCTTCGGTCGCGGCAGCCTCGAATTCCTCTACCCGGAGAACCGGAAAGTGCTCGCCTATATCCGCCGCTATGAGGACGAGCAGATCCTGGTGGTCGCCAACCTGTCCCGCTTCGTCCAGGCGGTCGAGCTCGACCTGTCCGAGTTCCAGGGGCTCATGCCGGTCGAGATGTTCGGGCACATCGAGTTCCCGCCGGTGACCGATCAGCCCTACTTCCTCACGCTGGGCCCCCACTCGTTCTACTGGTTCATCATGGAGCCACAGCGGGTGGCGGGTGATCGAATCGAGATCACGACGGAACGGGACACCATCCAAACCGTGACCGTCGCGCGGGACTGGCAGGAAGTCTTCGAGGGACGCGGGCTGGAGCGGCTGGCGGACGTGCTGCCGACCTACCTCCCAACCCGGCGCTGGTTCGGCGGGAAGGCGCGCAAGATCAAGGGGGCGGTGATCCTCGACGTGATCCCGCTGCCCAACGGCAACAAGCCTGCCTACGCGGTCGTCACCCAGGTCGACTACCGGGAAGGCGACTCCGAGCACTACCTGCTGCTGATGTCGGCTGCGGACATCACGGAGGGCGCCGAGATCCTGGAAGCGGCACCGCACGCCGCCGTCGCGCGCGTCCGTGCCCGGAGCGGTGCCGAGTGGCTGCTGTTCGACGCACTCGTTGATCCCGCCATCGGTCACACCCTCCTCGACGTGATCGCGAGCCGTCGCCGCGTTAAGGGCATGGCCGGGGAGATCGTCGGCGATCGCGCCAGCTACCTGCGCCGGAACCAAGCGTCGCGCGACGAGCTGGAACCGCGCGTCATGCACGCCGAGCAGAGCAACACCTCGATTGTCTACGGCGATCGCCTCGTCCTCAAGCTGTATCGGCGCCTGCATCCCGGCGTGAATCCGGATCTCGAACTCAACCGCTACCTGACCGCACGCCGGTTCCCGAACACCCCGCCGTTCGCCGGGTCGATTGAGTACCGGCGCAAGGGTGGAGAGCCGATGAGCCTCGGCCTGCTCCAGGGCTTCGTTCCCAACGAGGGTGATGCCTGGACCTACACCCTCGACTCGCTCGGTCGCTTCTTCGAGCGCGCGCTCACGGTCCCGACCGAACTCACCAGCGAACCGGTGCGGGCCGCGACCCTGCTGGATCTCGCCGACAGCGAGGCACCGGACGAGGCCCACGCGCTCCTGGAGGGCTATTTGTCAGACGCCCACCGCCTCGGCCAGCGCACGGCGGAGATGCACCTGGCGCTCTCCAGCAACACGGAAGACCCGGCCTTCACGCCGGAGCCGATGACCGTTTTCGATCAGCGCTCGCTCTACCAGTCAATGCGCACGCTCACCCTGCAGGTCTTGGAGACGCTGCGCCGCCGCGTGAATGCCCTGGAGCAGCCGCTGCAGGAGGAGGCTCGTGCGGTACTGGCCGCGGAGCAGGAGATCCTCCAACGCTTCCACGCGGTGCGGAGCGAGCGTTTGTCCGGCGTCCGCATCCGCATCCACGGTGATCTCCATCTCGGGCAGGTGCTCTACACCGGCAACGACTTCGTGATGATCGACTTCGAAGGGGAGCCAGCCCGACCGATCAGCGAGCGCCGGCGCAAGCGCTCCGCTATCACCGACGTCGCCGGCATGCTGCGTTCGTTCCACTACGCCACGCACGCCGCGCTGCTACGGGCCCAGGACCAGGGGATCGTGCGCGACGCCGATCTGGTCACGCTGGAACCGGCCGCTCAGTTCTGGTACCAGTGGGTCGCTGTCTCCTTCCTCCAGGGCTACCTCAGCACCGCCCAGGGAGCGCCGTTCGTACCGTCCAACCGGCGCGATCTGGAGATCCTGCTCGACGCACTGCTGCTGGAGAAGGCCGTGTACGAGGTCGGCTACGAGTTGAACAACCGGCCTGATTGGCTACGGATCCCGCTGGCGGGCATCCTGGCGATCCTGGGCAGATCGGCGGTTCCCGAGCACTGA
- a CDS encoding alpha-1,4-glucan--maltose-1-phosphate maltosyltransferase produces MTARAQPNHVDTQMLDSTGRQRVVIEGVRPEIDCGRFPIKRVVGEPVEVEADIFTDGHDLISAVLLYRHAEDEDWAEVPLVPLVNDRWRGEFVVTRLGRYHYAIRAWVDHFKTWHHGLQRKLEASQDVSIDLLIGADLIDAAADRAQQEDQSRLRAAAAALRADIQPAERAQIALDPELAALVARYPDTRFATLYDKGLTVVVEPERARFSTWYEMFPRSASPDPGRPGTLRDVEARLPYIAEMGFDVLYLPPIHPIGRTKRKGRNNSVVAEPGDPGSPWAIGAEEGGHKDVHPELGTLDDLRRLVQRARDFGIDVALDLAYQASPDHPYVREHPEWFRWRPDGTIQYAENPPKKYEDIYPFDFESEAWRELWEELASIARFWIEQGIRIFRVDNPHTKPFAFWEWFIDSIKRDYPEVIFLSEAFTRPKVMYRLAKLGFSQSYTYFAWRTTKHELIDYFTELTQTDVHDYFRPNLWPNTPDILTEQLQHGGRPTFMSRLVLAATLGASYGIYGPPFELMEHVAVAPGKEEYLNSEKYEIRHWDIDRADSLRPFIARVNRIRREHRALQSNRSLQFHRIDNDQILAYSKVAPGEDSIVVVVNLDPHYTQSGWLELPLERFGLDPDQPYQVHDLLTDAYYLWQGAWNYVELNPSRVPAHILRVKRRLRTERDFEYFM; encoded by the coding sequence ATGACCGCTCGTGCACAGCCCAACCACGTCGACACCCAGATGCTGGACTCAACAGGTCGTCAACGCGTCGTGATCGAAGGAGTCCGTCCCGAGATCGATTGTGGTCGCTTCCCCATCAAGCGCGTGGTGGGCGAGCCGGTCGAGGTTGAGGCCGACATCTTTACCGACGGGCACGACCTGATCTCCGCCGTGCTCCTGTACCGGCACGCGGAGGACGAGGACTGGGCTGAGGTGCCGCTGGTGCCGCTCGTCAACGACCGCTGGCGCGGCGAGTTCGTCGTCACCCGGCTAGGCCGCTACCACTACGCCATCCGCGCCTGGGTGGATCACTTCAAGACCTGGCACCACGGGCTCCAGCGCAAGCTCGAAGCCAGCCAGGATGTCTCGATCGACCTCCTGATCGGGGCGGACCTGATCGACGCGGCAGCGGACCGCGCCCAGCAGGAAGACCAGTCCCGGCTCCGCGCCGCCGCTGCGGCACTACGCGCGGACATCCAACCAGCGGAGCGCGCACAAATCGCACTTGACCCGGAGCTGGCGGCGCTCGTGGCCCGCTATCCCGACACGCGCTTCGCCACCCTGTACGACAAGGGCCTCACCGTCGTCGTCGAGCCGGAGCGCGCGCGGTTCAGCACCTGGTATGAGATGTTCCCCCGTTCGGCGTCGCCCGACCCTGGCCGCCCGGGGACCTTACGAGACGTGGAGGCGCGGCTACCGTACATCGCCGAAATGGGCTTCGATGTGCTGTACCTGCCGCCGATCCACCCCATCGGCCGCACCAAGCGCAAGGGTCGCAACAACAGTGTCGTGGCCGAGCCAGGAGATCCAGGGAGCCCGTGGGCAATCGGCGCCGAGGAGGGCGGCCACAAGGACGTCCACCCGGAGCTGGGGACACTCGACGACCTGCGCCGCCTGGTCCAGCGCGCGCGGGACTTCGGGATCGACGTCGCGCTCGACCTCGCGTACCAGGCGTCACCCGATCACCCGTACGTCCGCGAACACCCGGAGTGGTTTCGCTGGCGGCCGGACGGCACGATCCAGTACGCCGAGAACCCGCCGAAAAAGTACGAGGACATCTACCCGTTCGACTTCGAGAGCGAGGCCTGGCGCGAGCTGTGGGAGGAACTGGCCTCCATCGCGCGCTTCTGGATCGAGCAAGGCATTCGAATCTTCCGGGTCGACAACCCGCACACCAAGCCCTTCGCCTTCTGGGAGTGGTTCATCGACAGCATCAAGCGCGACTATCCCGAGGTCATCTTCCTGTCCGAAGCCTTCACCCGGCCCAAGGTCATGTACCGGCTTGCCAAGCTCGGGTTCTCACAGTCGTACACGTATTTCGCCTGGCGAACGACCAAGCACGAGTTGATCGACTACTTCACCGAGTTGACCCAGACCGACGTGCACGACTATTTCCGGCCGAACCTCTGGCCGAACACGCCCGACATCCTGACCGAGCAGTTGCAGCACGGTGGAAGGCCCACCTTCATGAGCCGCCTCGTCCTGGCCGCTACCCTCGGAGCGAGCTACGGGATCTATGGGCCGCCCTTCGAGTTGATGGAGCACGTGGCCGTGGCGCCCGGCAAAGAGGAATACCTCAACTCCGAGAAGTACGAGATCCGCCACTGGGATATCGACCGGGCTGACAGCCTCCGGCCCTTCATCGCGCGCGTCAACCGCATCCGCCGCGAGCACCGCGCGCTCCAGTCGAACCGGAGCCTGCAGTTCCATCGTATCGACAACGACCAGATCCTGGCGTACTCCAAGGTCGCGCCGGGGGAGGACAGCATCGTGGTGGTTGTGAACCTCGATCCGCACTACACCCAGTCGGGCTGGCTCGAACTACCGCTGGAGCGCTTTGGCCTCGACCCGGACCAGCCGTACCAGGTCCACGATCTCCTCACTGATGCATACTACTTGTGGCAGGGCGCCTGGAACTATGTCGAGTTGAATCCCAGTCGCGTTCCCGCGCACATCCTGCGTGTCAAGCGCCGCCTTCGGACAGAGCGAGACTTCGAGTACTTCATGTAA